The following proteins are encoded in a genomic region of Drosophila miranda strain MSH22 chromosome 4, D.miranda_PacBio2.1, whole genome shotgun sequence:
- the LOC108163017 gene encoding group XV phospholipase A2-like codes for MRLRSGILLVVLLTIFLEAADCSWPWPFSRKHKQNIPPPPPTSPPEPKMSPVIFVPGDGGSQLDARLNKSSAPYFVCEKTHDWFNLWLDLEQLVIPMVYCWIDNIKLYYDKATRTTHNTPGVETRIPGWGNPEVVEWIDPTRNSAGAYFKDIANVLVGMGYERKLNIRGAPFDFRRAPNENKQFFIDLKQLVEETYEVNNQSAVTVISHSMGSPMALVFLQQQTLEWKNKYVRRQISLAGAWAGSVKAVKVFAMGDDLDSFALSAKILRAEQITHPSSAWLLPSPLFWKPSDVLATTPSRNYTMAQLKEFFNDIDYMTGWEMRKDTLRYTQNFSPPDVELHCLYGDGIDTVERLQYKKNDIAGETPKLIMGPGDGTVNQRSLRACKYWSGYTSSPISTLALQGVDHMKILSHEDVLQYIRTVMQQP; via the exons ATGAGACTCCGCTCTGGTATCCTCCTGGTGGTGCTACTGACCATCTTTTTGGAAGCAGCGGACTGCTCTTGGCCCTGGCCATTTTCCAGGAAGCACAAGCAGAATATACCTCCGCCGCCGCCCACGTCCCCGCCAGAGCCTAAAATGTCCCCAGTAATATTTG TGCCAGGTGATGGCGGCTCCCAGCTCGATGCCCGCTTGAACAAGTCGAGTGCTCCCTACTTCGTGTGCGAGAAGACCCATGACTGGTTCAATCTCTGGCTCGACCTGGAGCAGCTGGTGATTCCAATGGTGTACTGCTGGATAGACAATATCAAGTTGTACTACGACAAGGCCACAAGAACGACGCACAATACCCCGGGAGTGGAGACACGCATACCTGGTTGGGGCAATCCCGAGGTGGTGGAGTGGATAGATCCGACGCGGAACAGTGCAGGAGCGTATTTCAAGGACATCGCTAACGTGCTTGTGGGCATGGGCTATGAGCGGAAACTGAACATACGCGGAGCACCCTTCGACTTCCGCAGAGCACCAA ATGAGAACAAACAGTTCTTCATCGACCTCAAGCAGCTTGTCGAGGAGACCTACGAGGTGAACAACCAGTCAGCCGTCACCGTCATATCGCACAGCATGGGCAGTCCCATGGCACTAGTTTTCCTGCAGCAACAGACCCTCGAGTGGAAGAACAAGTATGTGCGGCGGCAGATAAGTCTGGCCGGCGCGTGGGCTGGCAGCGTAAAGGCAGTGAAAGTCTTTGCTATGGGCGATGATCTGGACTCGTTCGCTCTGAGTGCCAAGATCCTGAGGGCTGAGCAGATTACGCATCCTTCGTCGGCCTGGCTACTGCCATCGCCGTTGTTCTGGAAGCCATCCGATGTTCTGGCCACGACCCCCTCTCGTAACTATACTATGGCGCAGCTCAAAGAGTTCTTCAACGACATTGACTACATGACGGGCTGGGAAATGCGCAAGGACACGTTGCGCTATACCCAAAACTTCAGTCCCCCCGATGTGGAGCTGCACTGCCTATACGGCGACGGGATAGACACAGTGGAAAG ATTACAGTACAAAAAGAACGATATTGCTGGAGAAACGCCCAAGCTTATCATGGGCCCGGGCGATGGCACTGTGAACCAGCGCTCCCTACGGGCCTGCAAGTACTGGTCAGGCTACACGAGCTCCCCCATATCGACGCTGGCCCTGCAGGGAGTGGACCACATGAAGATCCTATCGCATGAAGATGTTCTCCAATATATTCGCACTGTCATGCAGCAGCCGTAG
- the LOC108163015 gene encoding cell division cycle protein 23 homolog produces the protein MGKPNIRKKMQEFFSVLLPEVKKELRRGIIECSKRGLLHSTKWLAEMHHGLSDVQIDNEAPDDDHTFSQCQLEGIAPAEYSDYFLAKSYYDVREYDRAAHAVRNCESSVPRFLHFYSTYLAREKRRLDSTTDHANLNEPNQMRDLADLLATLRAEYGKSRLDGYGIYLYGVVLKALDLNQAAEQMLVHAIRLVPMLWSAYLELSPLIMEKKKLLGLQLGGHWMRHFFMAHTYLELYLNDDGLKIYVDLQTSGFSKSIYLIAQMALVYHNKRDVDKAIELYQALLESDPYRLDNVDTYSNLLFVKEMKTEMAQLAHKAVSINKYRPETCCVIGNYYSIRCDHQMAISYFQRALKLNPKYLAAWTLMGHEFMELKNTNSAIQSYRKAVEVNKRDYRAWYGLGQAYEIIKMHYYSLYYFKIAHQLRPYDSRMLVALGETHEKLDKCENAVKCYWKAIDVGDIEGIAMYKLASLHEKLGDHETAVHCYIMYCEDERAATDKQSLYQGFITLANYYEKKGDYERAAYYAYKCLDSDERKAEAKALLKTIDWKRSAEWQKKSKTPSAVATAETSSEEGEEEDMEWEQPDMRIRVPFTSIATKTTSTTTATAAAATAPTAGSSGASSTLRAGQSLSELMRRSHSSRGSLTPAASSTTTTTATVTTPAVDETPGPSNPAANPTDRPPSDEASSMDISSVSID, from the exons ATGGG AAAACCCAATATTCGGAAAAAAATGCAGGAGTTCTTTAGCGTGCTGTTACCGGAGGTGAAAAAGGAGCTGCGGCGCGGGATTATCGAGTGCTCCAAGCGGGGGCTCCTGCACAGCACCAAGTGGCTGGCGGAGATGCACCATGGACTCAGTGATGTACAAATTGATAACGAAGCACCCGACGACGACCACACATTCAGCCAGTGCCAGCTGGAGGGCATAGCTCCTGCGGAGTACAGTGATTACTTCCTGGCCAAAAGCTACTACGATGTGCGCGAGTACGACAGGGCAGCGCATGCCGTGAGAAACTGCGAGTCGAGTGTGCCGCGATTTCTCCACTTCTACTCGACCTATCTGGCACGTGAAAAGCGACGCCTGGACTCCACAACAGACCACGCCAATCTCAACGAGCCAAACCAGATGCGTGACTTGGCCGATCTCCTCGCGACATTGAGAGCGGAGTACGGTAAGAGCCGCCTGGACGGATACGGAATCTACCTCTATGGCGTGGTTCTGAAGGCCCTCGATCTGAACCAAGCAGCCGAACAAATGCTGGTCCACGCCATTCGTCTAGTTCCCATGCTGTGGAGTGCCTACCTGGAGCTTTCCCCCTTGATAATGGAGAAAAAAAAGCTGCTCGGCCTGCAACTTGGCGGGCACTGGATGCGACACTTTTTCATGGCTCATACCTACCTCGAATTGTACCTCAACGATGATGGCTTGAAGATCTATGTGGATCTGCAGACGTCGGGCTTCAGTAAAAGCATTTATTTGATCGCTCAAATGGCCCTAGTCTATCACAATAAGAGGGATGTAGACAAGGCCATCGAACTGTATCAGGCTCTGCTGGAGAGCGATCCCTACCGACTGGACAACGTGGATACCTACTCCAATTTGCTGTTCGTCAAAGAAATGAAAACGGAAATGGCACAGCTGGCACACAAGGCCGTCAGCATCAACAAATACCGACCTGAGACGTGTTGTGTGATAG GAAACTACTACAGCATACGCTGCGACCATCAGATGGCCATTTCCTACTTTCAGCGCGCGTTGAAGCTGAATCCGAAATACCTCGCTGCCTGGACTCTGATGGGCCACGAGTTTATGGAACTCAAAAACACAAACTCTGCTATACAGAGCTACCGCAAAGCGGTGGAGGTTAACAAGCGCGACTATCGGGCGTGGTATGGCCTAGGCCAGGCCTATGAGATCATTAAAATGCACTATTACAGCTTGTACTACTTCAAAATCGCCCACCAACTACGCCCATACGACTCCCGCATGCTGGTAGCCTTGGGAGAGACCCACGAGAAGCTGGACAAGTGTGAGAACGCCGTGAAGTGCTACTGGAAGGCCATCGACGTGGGCGACATCGAGGGGATAGCCATGTACAAGCTGGCCAGTCTCCACGAGAAGCTGGGCGACCACGAGACGGCGGTCCATTGCTACATCATGTACTGCGAGGATGAGCGGGCAGCCACAGACAAGCAGAGCCTGTACCAAGGCTTCATCACTCTAGCGAACTACTACGAGAAGAAAGGGGACTACGAAAGGGCAGCCTACTATGCGTACAAATGCTTGGACTCTGATGAA CGCAAAGCGGAAGCCAAGGCGCTGCTTAAGACAATTGACTGGAAGCGCAGTGCcgagtggcagaagaagtccAAGACTCCCTCTGCTGTGGCTACTGCCGAGACGAGCTCCgaggagggggaggaggaggacatGGAATGGGAGCAGCCAGATATGCGGATACGCGTACCCTTCACCTCCATAGCGACAAAGACTACCTCCACGACGACTGCAACTGCGGCTGCGGCTACGGCTCCGACCGCTGGCTCCAGTGGAGCATCAAGCACCTTACGCGCGGGCCAATCTCTGTCGGAATTGATGCGTCGATCGCATTCCAGTCGTGGAAGCCTGACACCAGCTGCGAGCAGTACCACCACAACGACAGCCACCGTAACCACACCGGCGGTTGATGAGACGCCTGGGCCGTCGAACCCTGCAGCGAATCCCACCGACCGGCCACCCTCGGATGAggccagctccatggacaTATCCAGTGTGTCTATTGACTAG